Sequence from the Schaalia sp. 19OD2882 genome:
GACACGGCACGTTCTTCCAGATGAACGGGAACTTCTCCTTCGGCGACTACTTCAAGGAAGGCGCCATCGACTTCGCGTGGGAACTGCTGACCACCTCCCAGGACGATGGCGGATACGGCTTGGACCCGGATCGCCTGTGGATGACCATCTGGGAGGAGGACGAGGTCTCCTTCGACCACTGGACCCGCACCATCGGCCTGCCCGCCGAACGCATCCAGAAGCTGCCCTTCGAAGAGATCTCCTGGTCCACCGGCCAGCCCGGCCCCGCAGGGTCCTGCTGCGAGATCCACTACGACCGCGGTCCCGAGTTCGGCCCCGACGGCGGCCCCAAGGTCGACACCGCCGGAGACCGCTTCCTGGAGATCTGGAACCTGGTCTTCGACGAGTTCGTACGGGGCGAGGGCGAGGGGCACGACTTCGAGCTTGTCGGCAAACTGGACAAGACGGCGATCGACACCGGCGCAGGTTTGGAGCGCATCGCCTACCTGCTGCAGGACAAGGCGAACATGTACGAGATCGACGAGGTCTACCCGGTCATCGCCGCAGCCCAGGAAATGTCCGGACGCACCTACGGTCGGGGAGCTGCCGGCCCGACAGCCGGTGCAGCCTGGGCCGATGACGTGCGCATGCGTGTCGTCGCCGACCACGTGCGCAGCGCCCTCATGCTCATCAACGACGGCGTGCGTCCCGGCAATGACGGTCGGGGCTACGTGCTGCGCCGCCTCATCCGTCGTGCCGTGCGCTCGATGCGCCTTCTGGGAGTGGAGGAGGCCACCTTGCCGACTCTGCTGACCGCCTCCAAGGAGGTCATGAAGCTGTCCTACCCGGACCTGGAGGCGAACTGGGCCGCCATCCAGGACGTCGCCTACGCCGAGGAGGAAGCCTTTCGGCGCACCCTGAGTGCGGGTACGACGATCCTCGACACGGCGGTGGCCAAGGCCAAGGAGGCAGGGCAGAAGGTTCTGCCCGGCTCGTCGGCCTTCGCCCTGCACGACACCTACGGGTTCCCCATCGACTTGACCTTGGAGATGGCTGCCGAACAGGGCCTGTCCGTCGACGAGGACGCTTTCCGCACCCTCATGCAGGAGCAGAAGGACCGCGCCCGCGCGGACGCGCGCGCCAAGAAGGCCGGGCACACGGATGTGCGGGTGTTCCAGGACATCGAGAAGCAGATGGGTGGCGGCTCGCAGTTCCTCGGCTACTTGGACAACGCTGCCGAGGCGAAGGTCACCGCAATCCTCGTCGAAGGCGTTCCGGCGCCTGTGGCCACCGCGCCCGCGAGCGTCGAAGTGGTCCTGGACCGCACCCCATTCTGGGCCGAGATGGGCGGCCAGCTGGCCGATCACGGCACCATCCGCACCGGCGAGGGCGGCAATGTCGAGGTCGATGACGTGCAGGCCCCCATCAAGGGCCTGGCCGTCCACCGCGGTACCTTGACCGAAGGCACCTTGGCCGTGGGGGACAGGGCGTGGGCGCAGATCGACATCACCCGGCGTCTGGCGATCGCGCGCGCACACACCGCCACCCACATGGTCCACAAGGCGCTGCACCAGATCGTCTCCGACCAGGCCAACCAGGCCGGTTCGGAGAACTCGCCCTCGCGCCTGCGCTTCGACTTCCGCCACTCCAGTGCCTTGGCCAGCTCCCAGATGGACGACATCGAATCCCTGGTCAACGAGAAGCTGGCGGAGAACCTTCCGGTCACCGACGAGGTCATGCCCATCGAACGGGCGCGCAGCATGGGCGCCATGGCCCTCTTCGGCGAGAAGTACGGCGCCGAGGTCCGTGTGGTCTCCATTGGAGGGGACTGGTCCAGGGAGCTCTGCGCCGGGACGCATGTGCCCTCAACCGGACACATCGGGCGCATTGCGGTCCTGGGTGAGGGCTCCATCGGCTCGGGAGTGCGTCGCATCGACGCGCTGGTCGGCGCCGGAGCCTACGACTTCCAGGCGAAGGAACACGCCCTCGTCTCGCAGGTGACCACCATGCTGGGTGGGCGGCCCGAGGACGTTCCCGGCCGACTCGAATCCCTGCTCACCCGCCTGCGCGAGGCCGAGAAGGAACTGGACAAGGTCCGCACCTCCCAGGCCCTGGCCCGCGGTGCCGAGCTGGCGGCCGGCGCGAGGAAGCTCGGGAATCTGCGCGTGGTGCGCGCCTACGTGGGGGAGATGCCCTCTGCCGACGCGGTCCGGGCTCTTGCCCTGGACGTGCGTGAACGTCTGGGAGAGGCAGAGCCGGCAGTGGTGGTCCTCATCGGCGTGGTCGACGGCAAGCCGAGCGTGGTGGCCGCGACGAATGCCGCTGCACGCGAGGCCTTGGTCAAGGCCGGGCCGATCGTGCGCGTGGCCGCCAAGATCCTCGGCGGAGGTGGAGGAGGCAGGGACGACGTCGCCCAAGGCGGCGGACAGGACGCTTCCGCCGTCGATGCGGCGCTGGCGGCGGTCGAGACGGAGGCGCTGCCCAGGTGAGCTTGCGACGAGGAGTGCGCCTGGGCGTGGACGTGGGCACCGTGCGCATCGGTGTGGCTCGCAGTGACCCGGAGGGCATCCTCACGGTGCCCGTGGAGACCCTGCGGCGCGCCGACGACGGCAGCGAGATCCACCGCCTGGTGGAGATCGCCCGCCGCTTCGACGCGATCGAAGTCGTCGTTGGCCTGCCGCGTCACCTGCGTGGGGGCGAGGGCGTTTCCGCCAAGGGAGCTCGACGTTACGCCCGTCGCATCAAAGGTGAGTTGCCTGAGGCACGTGTGACCATGGTGGACGAACGGCTAAGCTCCAACCAGGCCCACTCCAGGCTCCGCGAGTCAGGTGTGGCCGAACGTGACCACCGAGACGTCGTGGATCAGGTGGCCGCGCAGATCATCCTCGAGCAGGCTCTCGACATGGAACGGATGGGTGGACGCCCACCCGGCGTCCAGGTCGAGGGTCCCGACCGGAAGGCGACCTCGTGACCGACAACGGCGCTGAGCGCCCACGTTTCCGTTCACGCAGCGAGATCCACGCCGAGGCGCATGAGCGCGCTCACGTGGAGTTCCTGCGAGAGACCGGCCAGCTGCCGGTCATCCCGCCTTCGGACGCCTCGGCGCCCTCCGCAGGGACAACGGGTACCGGGCCGCGAACCGCCGGCGCGGCCACGCCACCGGTGCGCGAGGCACCGACCACTCAGGTTCGACCTGCGGCATCGACGCCTCCAGTCGTGCCCACCCGCCGCGCTGGTCGCCACGCGCGGGCGCCCGAATCGGAGACGCGGCTGCCTTCGCGCGCGGCCCGCAATGCCGCTGCTCGAAGCGACCAGCCCAGGGGCGACACGGGTCTGGACGCCCGTGTCCCCTCCCCTTCCAGCACCGGGCCCTCCGCCGGAAGCCCCCCGCCAGCGACGCCGGTTCCGCCCACCCGCTCGGCGCGCAGCACCGCCACACCGCCCGCAGCGCTTTCGCCCACGACACCATCGGTGACCACCGGGTCGACTCCGGCCGTTCCCCGGCGCACCCCGACTTCTTCGACGGGGGCCACCCCGGTCGTGCCGCCTCGCACCACACTGCCCAGGACGAGCGGATCCACGCCTGTCGGACCGCCTCGCACCTCATCGCCAGTGACCACCGGGTCGACTCCGATCGCCTCCGCCACCCCCTCTCCGGCCGCGTCACCAGCAGCCGGGTCCACACCCTTGTCGACCTCGCCCATTTCTCGACCTGCGAGGTCGACGCCTTGGACGGTGCCCTCGTCCTCCTCGACGCAGCCGTCGTCGCGCGCATCGAGCGCGCCCTCGGCCTCCATCTCGGACCTGGACCCGCTGACGACCTCGTCGACGACGATTCCCCGGCCCGTCACCCCGGGCACCTCCTCGACCTCAAGGGGTGAAGCGCCCGAGGTGAAGGCCTTCGCCCCCGACCCGTCCGACACCGCTTCACCCACGCCTTCGGGGTCCTCGGGGCGACGTTGGCGGCCCACGGGGGCCTCGAGCACCGGGGACACCAACGCGACCGAAGCGACCACTGGGGCATTCCAGACCCCTGCCGCGTGGGCCTCCGGTCTCGGGGAGACCAAGCCCATGCCGCCCAGGCGTCCTCGTCACCACACCGACGAGGTCAATGACGAGCTCTTCCCCGGCACGACCGGGAGACGCTCCCAGCCTCGCGCCACGACGCCGCCACCCACGGTGGACCTGGTCACCGTGGCGCCACCAAGCGAGGAGCCCGGCGTCAACCGTGGTGGGACTGATGCGGGGGAAGCCCCGGCCGAGCCCGATGTCTTCGACGTCGTCGCTCCGCTGGCAGCGGCCTCCGAGGAGGACGAGTCGACGGGAATGCGCTCACGCCGACTGGAGCACGAGCGCCGGGAGGCGCGTCGGCGTCGCAGGTGGCGCAGAGTGCGTGCCTTCTTCGTCCTGCTCCTCGTCCTGGGACTGGTTGCCGGAGCGGGCTGGTACGCCATGCGTTTCGTCTTGAAGGACCAGACGAGTGTGCAAGAGGCGGACGATTTCACCGGACCGGGCAGCGGACAGGTGTCCGTGGTCGTCAGCCAGGGCGAATCCGGAGCGGACATCGGACAAAAGCTCGTCGACGCCGGAGTCGTGAAATCGGTGGCCGCCTTCACGCGCGCTTGGGAAGCCAACAAGGCCGCCCAGTCGATCCGGCCAGGCACCTACTCCCTCATGAAACAGATGAGCGCCTCCGACGCCATTGCCGCGCTGCTGGACCCGGCTCGACGCACGGACAACACCGTGACCGTCAACCCCGGTGAGACGGTTGCGCAGGTCGTGGAGAGGATGAGCCAGGTCACCGAGTTCTCCAAGGAGGACCTGGACAAGGCCTTGTCCAATCCCACCGCGCTGGGGCTTCCCGCAGAGGCCAAGGGCAAGGTCGAAGGATGGCTTGCCCCCGGCACCTACGAGGTCGAGAAGGCGGACACGCCCGAAACGATCTTCCAGGAGATGATCGCCGCGACGATCCAGACCTTGGACGAACTCAAGGTGCCCGCCGCCCAGAGGGAGACCGTCCTGACCAAGGCGAGCATCTTGGAACGCGAGGTCAACATCGACCAGTACCTGCCCAAGGTCGCGCGGGTCATCGAGAACCGTCTGGCCAGCCCGCAAGGCGAAACCCTCGGGAAGCTGCAGATGGATTCGACGGTCCTGTACGGCGTCGGCAAGAGCGGCGGTATTCCCACTGCCGAGGACCTGGCCAACGACAACCCGTACAACACCTACCTGCATGCGGGGCTGCCGCCCTCACCGATCGCCCAACCGAACCGCAGCGCCATCGAGGCGACCCTCAAACCCGCCGACGGCACGTGGCTCTACTTCGTCACCGTCAACCTCGACACGGGTGAAACGCTTTTCGCGACGACAGTTGCCGAGCAGGCGGAGAACACGAAGAAGCTCGAAACCTACTGTGCCGCCCAGTCGGGGAAGTGCTGATGCCGTGGGCCGCGGTCATCGGCTCGCCGATCGACCACTCGCTCTCGCCGGTCCTGCACACGGCGGCGTGGCGCAGCCTGGGACTCGACGGTTGGACCTACAGGAGGATCACCTGCGAACAGTCGCAGGTCGGCCACCTGCTGTCCTGCTTGGACCAGGAGTGTCGGGGTCTGTCCGTGACGATGCCGTGCAAGCAGGCGGTCATCCCGCTGCTTGACGCCGTCGACCCCTTGGCCCAGGCAGTCGGCGCCGTGAACACCGTCATCCCCACCGCGGGGGTGCTCACCGGCTTCAACACGGATGTCGCGGGAATCCAACGGAGCCTGGAGGCGGTGTCGGTGCGCTCCGGTGCGCCCCCGCAAAGGGCACTCGTCATCGGAGCAGGAGCCACCGCCTCTTCGGCCTTGGCAGCCCTGGGAGGAATGGGCATTCACGACCTGACGGTGGCGGCGCGGCGCTTCGGCGGACCGGATTCGGTCGTGGCCGCGGCCACGCGCCTGGGCCTCGAATTCACCCCCGTGTCCTTCATGGACGTCGACGGCGTCGTGGCAGCCATCGACAGGGCCGATGTCGTCGTGTCCACCGTGCCTGCGCACGTGTGCGACCCGCTGGCGGCCCGGGTGCGGCCCCGCCCCACCCAGGTGCTCCTCGACGTCGTCTACTCGCCACGCGAAACGGCGTTGCTGCGCGCGTGGAAGAGCCACGGCGGGGCCTTCTCCCACGGGCTCGACATGCTCACCCACCAGGCGCTCATGCAGGTCAAACTCATGACCGGCCGCGACGCCGACCCTACGGTGATGCGGGAGTCGTTGGACGAGGCGGTCGGCCCGACGTGCTGATCCTCGACATCATCCGCGCCCACCTCAACGCCCGTGACGAGACCGAGTTGCTCGCCGGTTTCGTCACGTGGATGGTGGTGGGCTGGTGGACGTGGAGGGTCGGCTGGCGCATCCAGCGGCGCTACCTCATCGAAGCCGGCCTGACCCCCATGCGGCGCACCTTCCTGTGGTGGTTGGTCGTCATCCCCGGATTCCTCGTGGTCCTCGTCGCGCAGCAGCGTCCCGCATCACCTGCAGTGGTCACAGTCGCGATGATCGGCATCCTCCAGGCGATCGTCGACGCCAGGACGCACCGTCTGCCCGACGCCTACACGCGGATGATGGGACTGGGGGTGCTTTCCGGGCTGGTGCTTGCCGCAGCCATGAACTCGTCGCCGGGCTGGACGCTGGTGCGTGCCGCCATCGGTGCCATGGTGTGGTTCGTGCCCCTGTACATCGTGCACCGGCTCCCCGGGGGCCTCGGGCGCGGAGACGTGAAGCTCGCGCCGGTCCTGGGCGGGTTGGTCGGCGTGGTGGGTGTGGACGCCGCGCTGGGCGGACTGGTCCTGTCCTTCGTCGCGGCGGGCCTTGCCGCCCTGTGGACCATCGTCGTGGGGTCGGCGGGCACCGAGTCGCGCATCCCCATGGGCCCTTGGCTCATCGGTGGGGCCTTGGCTGCGCACATGCTGTGGGGTGTGGTCCCGGACTGGCTGTGAGCCCGCCCTTCGGACCCGTGGGCGGGGGCTGCGGCGCAGGTGCGACGATGGGCCGGTGAGTCTGTCACCTGGAATTGCATGTCGTCTCAAACGCGACCCCAACGGCCTTGTGGCCGCCGTCATCCAGCAGTGGGACACCCGTGAAGTCCTCATGGTCGGATGGATGGACGATGAGGCGTTGCACCGGACCCTCACCAGCGGCCGCGTCACCTTCTGGTCGCGCTCCCGTCAGGAGTACTGGCGCAAAGGCGACACTTCGGGCCACTCCCAGTGGGTCAAGTCCGTACGCATCGACTGCGACGGAGACGCCCTGCTGGTCGAGGTCGACCAGGTGGGAGCGGCATGCCACACGGGGGCGCGAACGTGTTTCGACCAGGGCGGATCCTTGGAGGCCGTGGTGGGGGAGAGGTCCGAGAAGTGAGCGGCGCCGCGTCACACACGCCCGCCTGGGGACAGGTGTGGCCCTCACTGGAGGAGTTCCGCGAACTGGCGCGCACCCGCAGGGTCGTGCCGGTCGTACGCAGGGTCCTGGCTGACGAGGTTTCCGCGGTGGGTGTCCACCGGCAGTTGGCCGACGGGCGCGTAGGGAGCTTCATCCTCGAATCCGCCGAGCATGACGGGTCATGGGGACGGTGGTCCTTCGTCGGGGTGCGTTCGGTGGGGGCGATCATCGCCGAGGGCGGGCGGGCCCGCTGGGAAGGAGCCGTGCCGTCCGGTGCGTTGGAGGAGGGCCCTGTCCTGGATGTGCTGCACCGGGCCCTTTCCACCCTGCGGACCGAGCACATTGCGGGACTGCCGCCGCTGACCGGCGCCCTCGTCGGCGCTTTGGGGTGGGGGATCATTCCCGAATGGGAGCCCACACTGACCCCCCACGCCCCGCGCGAACACGACCTGCCTGACGCGGTGATGTGTCTGACGACGGATGTGGCGGCCATCGACCATTCGGACGGGTCCGTGTGGCTGGTGGCCACCGCTTTGAACATGGACGGATCCGATGAAGGCGTGGACGAGGCCCACGCGCAGGCCCTCCAGCGCCTCGACGCGATGACCCGGGACCTGGCGCGCCCCCTGAGCCCGTCGGTGCTGGGACTGTCCCCGCGCGAGAGCGCACCTGTGCAGGTGCGTCACCGGACGGCGCGTGCGGACTTCGAATCCAGTGTGGTGGCCGCCAAGGAGGCGATTCGCGACGGCGAGGTCTTCCAGGTGGTGCTCTCCCAACGCGCCGACGTGACCACGGATGTGGGGGGTCTGGACGTCTACCGTGTGCTCCGCACCGTCAACCCTTCGCCCTACATGTACTACCTGCGTCTGCCGGACGGGAAGGGTCAGACCTTCGAGGTCGTCGGTTCGTCACCGGAGACCCTTGTGCGCACGCAGGGGCGCGATGTGTGGACCCATCCGATTGCGGGCTCCCGGCCACGTGGAGCCGACGCCGCCTCGGACCGACAATTGGCGGCGGAGCTGCTGGAGGACCCGAAGGAACTCTCCGAGCACGTCATGCTGGTCGACCTTGCCCGCAACGACTTGTCGAAGGTGTGCGAGCCCGCCACTGTCGAGGTCGCCACCTTGATGGAGATCAAGCGCTACTCGCACATCCAGCACATCTCCTCAACGGTCACCGGCAGACTCCGCGAGGACGTGGACGCCCTGGACGCGTTGGTGGCGACTTTCCCCGCCGGCACCTTGTCCGGGGCGCCCAAACCTCGGGCGATCAGGCTGATCGACGAGATGGAACCGGCTGCCAGGGGTTTGTACGGAGGGGTGGTCGGGTACGTGGACTTCGCCGGGGACGCCGACCTGGCCATCGCCATCCGCACGGCAATCATGGCCGGAACAGTGGCCTCGGTCCAGGCCGGTGCGGGCCTGGTGGCGGACTCGGTCCCTGCCACCGAATACGAGGAGGCCCGGAACAAGGCGGCCGCCGTGGTCCGGGCCATCGTCACGGCCTCACAGCTCGGACCAGTGGACCTGGCAAAGGCCTGAATGTCGCGGGTGACCGCATGACGGCTCGTTTTCGTGGGACAGGTCACGTGGCGATAGCATGCGAACTGCTCTCGCAGGAAGGAACGGTGCATGAGCGTTCTTGACCAGATCATTGCCGGGGTTCTCGAAGACCTGAAGGTGCGGGAGGCCGCTGTGCCAATGGACCAGATCAAGGAGAGGGCCCGCAGGGCACCGGACGCGATCGATGCCCTGGCCAGCTTCCGTGCGAACCCGGGTGCGGTCTCGATCATCGCCGAGGTCAAGCGCCGGTCGCCCTCCAAGGGCGCCTTGGCCGACATCCCGGACCCCGCCAGCCTTGCCGCCATGTACGAGGCCGGGGGAGCAACCGCCATCTCCGTGCTCACCGAGCACCGTCGTTTCGGCGGCTCACTGGCGGACCTGGACGCGGTGCGTGCACGGGTCGACGTGCCCGTCCTGCGCAAGGACTTCATCGTCACCCCCTACCAGGTGCATGAGGCGCGGGCCCACGGGGCCGACCTCGTCCTGCTGATCGTCGCCGCACTGGACCAGAACGCCTTGGTCTCGCTGCTCGAGCGAGTCCACTCCCTGGGCATGACCGCCCTGGTGGAGACCCACTCGCGTCTGGAGGCGCTGCGTGCCCTGGACGCGGGAGCACGCTTCATCGGGGTCAATGCCCGTAACCTCAAGACCCTCGACGTGGACCGGGGCGTCATCGACCAGGTGATCGACGTCATCCCGACCGATGTGGTCGCAGTCGCCGAGTCCGGCGTGCGTGGCCCCCACGACGTCTTCGAGTACGCCAAGGTCGGTGCTGACGCCGTCCTGGTCGGAGAAGCCCTGGTCAAGGCGGGACGACCTGCAGAGGCGGTGGCGGACATGGTCAGCGCCGGACAACATCCGGCCCTGTCCACGGACCGCAAGGCACGAGTGCGTGCCGCGCGACGGGAGGATTGAGCATGGTGGAGGCCGGGGCCGAGGGGCCCTACTTCGGACGCTTCGGCGGACGCTTCGTCGCAGAGTCCCTCATGGGACCCTTGGAGGAGATCGACAAGGCGTGGGATCGACTCAGATGCGACCCTGGGTTCCGCTCGCGCCTGGACGCACTGCTCACCGGGTATGCGGGACGTCCGTCACTTCTGACGGAGGTTCCGCGTTTCGCCGAGGACCTGGGCGGGGTGCGGATCTTCCTCAAGAGGGAGGATCTCAACCACACGGGCTCGCACAAGATCAACAACGTCCTCGGTCAGGCGCTGCTGACCAAGGAGCTGGGCAAGACCCGCGTCATCGCCGAGACCGGCGCCGGACAGCACGGGGTGGCCACGGCCACGGCGGCAGCCCTGCTCGGACTGGAGTGCACCGTGTACATGGGACGCGAAGACACCCGGCGTCAGGCCCTGAACGTCGCCCGCATGCAGATGCTCGGAGCCGAGGTCATTGCCGTCACCCAGGGCTCCCAGACCCTCAAGGACGCCATCAACGAGGCCTTCCGTGACTGGGTGACGAATGTGGAGACGACGAATTACGTCTTCGGCACTGCGGCGGGCCCGCACCCCTTTCCGACGCTCGTGCGTGACCTGCAACGGGTCATCGGTGACGAGGCCAGGGCCGAGCTGCTCGAGCGCGTGGGTCGGCTGCCGGACCTCGTGTGCGCGTGCATCGGCGGAGGGTCGAACGCGATTGGCACCTTCACGGCGTTCATCGAGGACGAGGGCGTCGAGATCCTCGGATGCGAGGCCGGAGGGGACGGATTCGAGACGGGACGTCACGCCTCCTCGATTTCCGCCGACCAGGTCGGTGTCCTGCACGGTGCCCGCACCTACGTCCTGCAGGACCGGGACGGACAGACCAGGGCCTCCCACTCGATCTCCGCGGGCCTGGACTACCCGGGTGTGGGGCCCGAGCACGCGTGGTTGGCGAGCACCGGGCGCGCCTCCTACGTACCCGTCCCGGACGTGGAGGCCATGGACGCTTTCCTGCGCCTGTCGCGAACGGAAGGAATCATCCCCGCCATCGAATCGGCGCACGCCTTGGCCGGGGTCAGGCGCTGGGCGCGCGACAAGGCTGCCGGACACGGGCCATGGGCGGCCGGGGAGGAACCGATCGTGCTCGTGTGCCTGTCGGGGCGCGGCGACAAGGACGTGGACACGGCATCGAAGTGGTTCGACCTGGGGCGTGCACGTGTCCAGGTGATCGACCCGAGTGCTGGACCCGCCGGAGTGGCAGTCGTCGAGGAGGGGTCACGGTGACCGGACGTTCCAGCGGCGCAGCCATCGACGCCGCCCTGGCCAGGGGCGACAGTGCACTCATCGCCTACCTTCCCGTCGGCTTTCCCGACGTGGACGCCTCCATCAGGGCCGGCAAGGTCCTGGCCGACGCAGGTGTGGACGCCATCGAGCTGGGCTTCCCCTACTCGGATCCAGGTATGGACGGACCGACCATCCAGAAGGCCACCACCGCCGCCCTCGAACGCGGCACCCACCTCGAGGACCTCTTGCGGGCGGTGG
This genomic interval carries:
- the alaS gene encoding alanine--tRNA ligase, which gives rise to MRTSEIRSRWLEYFASKDHHIAPSVSLISPEPSILFTVAGMVPFIPYILGTEPAPWARVASVQKCIRTNDIDNVGKTTRHGTFFQMNGNFSFGDYFKEGAIDFAWELLTTSQDDGGYGLDPDRLWMTIWEEDEVSFDHWTRTIGLPAERIQKLPFEEISWSTGQPGPAGSCCEIHYDRGPEFGPDGGPKVDTAGDRFLEIWNLVFDEFVRGEGEGHDFELVGKLDKTAIDTGAGLERIAYLLQDKANMYEIDEVYPVIAAAQEMSGRTYGRGAAGPTAGAAWADDVRMRVVADHVRSALMLINDGVRPGNDGRGYVLRRLIRRAVRSMRLLGVEEATLPTLLTASKEVMKLSYPDLEANWAAIQDVAYAEEEAFRRTLSAGTTILDTAVAKAKEAGQKVLPGSSAFALHDTYGFPIDLTLEMAAEQGLSVDEDAFRTLMQEQKDRARADARAKKAGHTDVRVFQDIEKQMGGGSQFLGYLDNAAEAKVTAILVEGVPAPVATAPASVEVVLDRTPFWAEMGGQLADHGTIRTGEGGNVEVDDVQAPIKGLAVHRGTLTEGTLAVGDRAWAQIDITRRLAIARAHTATHMVHKALHQIVSDQANQAGSENSPSRLRFDFRHSSALASSQMDDIESLVNEKLAENLPVTDEVMPIERARSMGAMALFGEKYGAEVRVVSIGGDWSRELCAGTHVPSTGHIGRIAVLGEGSIGSGVRRIDALVGAGAYDFQAKEHALVSQVTTMLGGRPEDVPGRLESLLTRLREAEKELDKVRTSQALARGAELAAGARKLGNLRVVRAYVGEMPSADAVRALALDVRERLGEAEPAVVVLIGVVDGKPSVVAATNAAAREALVKAGPIVRVAAKILGGGGGGRDDVAQGGGQDASAVDAALAAVETEALPR
- the ruvX gene encoding Holliday junction resolvase RuvX, whose translation is MSLRRGVRLGVDVGTVRIGVARSDPEGILTVPVETLRRADDGSEIHRLVEIARRFDAIEVVVGLPRHLRGGEGVSAKGARRYARRIKGELPEARVTMVDERLSSNQAHSRLRESGVAERDHRDVVDQVAAQIILEQALDMERMGGRPPGVQVEGPDRKATS
- the mltG gene encoding endolytic transglycosylase MltG, with translation MPPRRPRHHTDEVNDELFPGTTGRRSQPRATTPPPTVDLVTVAPPSEEPGVNRGGTDAGEAPAEPDVFDVVAPLAAASEEDESTGMRSRRLEHERREARRRRRWRRVRAFFVLLLVLGLVAGAGWYAMRFVLKDQTSVQEADDFTGPGSGQVSVVVSQGESGADIGQKLVDAGVVKSVAAFTRAWEANKAAQSIRPGTYSLMKQMSASDAIAALLDPARRTDNTVTVNPGETVAQVVERMSQVTEFSKEDLDKALSNPTALGLPAEAKGKVEGWLAPGTYEVEKADTPETIFQEMIAATIQTLDELKVPAAQRETVLTKASILEREVNIDQYLPKVARVIENRLASPQGETLGKLQMDSTVLYGVGKSGGIPTAEDLANDNPYNTYLHAGLPPSPIAQPNRSAIEATLKPADGTWLYFVTVNLDTGETLFATTVAEQAENTKKLETYCAAQSGKC
- a CDS encoding shikimate dehydrogenase, which produces MPWAAVIGSPIDHSLSPVLHTAAWRSLGLDGWTYRRITCEQSQVGHLLSCLDQECRGLSVTMPCKQAVIPLLDAVDPLAQAVGAVNTVIPTAGVLTGFNTDVAGIQRSLEAVSVRSGAPPQRALVIGAGATASSALAALGGMGIHDLTVAARRFGGPDSVVAAATRLGLEFTPVSFMDVDGVVAAIDRADVVVSTVPAHVCDPLAARVRPRPTQVLLDVVYSPRETALLRAWKSHGGAFSHGLDMLTHQALMQVKLMTGRDADPTVMRESLDEAVGPTC
- a CDS encoding prepilin peptidase, with the translated sequence MLILDIIRAHLNARDETELLAGFVTWMVVGWWTWRVGWRIQRRYLIEAGLTPMRRTFLWWLVVIPGFLVVLVAQQRPASPAVVTVAMIGILQAIVDARTHRLPDAYTRMMGLGVLSGLVLAAAMNSSPGWTLVRAAIGAMVWFVPLYIVHRLPGGLGRGDVKLAPVLGGLVGVVGVDAALGGLVLSFVAAGLAALWTIVVGSAGTESRIPMGPWLIGGALAAHMLWGVVPDWL
- the hisI gene encoding phosphoribosyl-AMP cyclohydrolase, with amino-acid sequence MSLSPGIACRLKRDPNGLVAAVIQQWDTREVLMVGWMDDEALHRTLTSGRVTFWSRSRQEYWRKGDTSGHSQWVKSVRIDCDGDALLVEVDQVGAACHTGARTCFDQGGSLEAVVGERSEK
- a CDS encoding chorismate-binding protein, which produces MSGAASHTPAWGQVWPSLEEFRELARTRRVVPVVRRVLADEVSAVGVHRQLADGRVGSFILESAEHDGSWGRWSFVGVRSVGAIIAEGGRARWEGAVPSGALEEGPVLDVLHRALSTLRTEHIAGLPPLTGALVGALGWGIIPEWEPTLTPHAPREHDLPDAVMCLTTDVAAIDHSDGSVWLVATALNMDGSDEGVDEAHAQALQRLDAMTRDLARPLSPSVLGLSPRESAPVQVRHRTARADFESSVVAAKEAIRDGEVFQVVLSQRADVTTDVGGLDVYRVLRTVNPSPYMYYLRLPDGKGQTFEVVGSSPETLVRTQGRDVWTHPIAGSRPRGADAASDRQLAAELLEDPKELSEHVMLVDLARNDLSKVCEPATVEVATLMEIKRYSHIQHISSTVTGRLREDVDALDALVATFPAGTLSGAPKPRAIRLIDEMEPAARGLYGGVVGYVDFAGDADLAIAIRTAIMAGTVASVQAGAGLVADSVPATEYEEARNKAAAVVRAIVTASQLGPVDLAKA
- the trpC gene encoding indole-3-glycerol phosphate synthase TrpC, whose protein sequence is MSVLDQIIAGVLEDLKVREAAVPMDQIKERARRAPDAIDALASFRANPGAVSIIAEVKRRSPSKGALADIPDPASLAAMYEAGGATAISVLTEHRRFGGSLADLDAVRARVDVPVLRKDFIVTPYQVHEARAHGADLVLLIVAALDQNALVSLLERVHSLGMTALVETHSRLEALRALDAGARFIGVNARNLKTLDVDRGVIDQVIDVIPTDVVAVAESGVRGPHDVFEYAKVGADAVLVGEALVKAGRPAEAVADMVSAGQHPALSTDRKARVRAARRED
- the trpB gene encoding tryptophan synthase subunit beta, which encodes MVEAGAEGPYFGRFGGRFVAESLMGPLEEIDKAWDRLRCDPGFRSRLDALLTGYAGRPSLLTEVPRFAEDLGGVRIFLKREDLNHTGSHKINNVLGQALLTKELGKTRVIAETGAGQHGVATATAAALLGLECTVYMGREDTRRQALNVARMQMLGAEVIAVTQGSQTLKDAINEAFRDWVTNVETTNYVFGTAAGPHPFPTLVRDLQRVIGDEARAELLERVGRLPDLVCACIGGGSNAIGTFTAFIEDEGVEILGCEAGGDGFETGRHASSISADQVGVLHGARTYVLQDRDGQTRASHSISAGLDYPGVGPEHAWLASTGRASYVPVPDVEAMDAFLRLSRTEGIIPAIESAHALAGVRRWARDKAAGHGPWAAGEEPIVLVCLSGRGDKDVDTASKWFDLGRARVQVIDPSAGPAGVAVVEEGSR